In Mastacembelus armatus chromosome 5, fMasArm1.2, whole genome shotgun sequence, a single genomic region encodes these proteins:
- the srsf3b gene encoding serine/arginine-rich splicing factor 3b: MHRDCPLDCKVYVGNLGNNGNKTELERAFGYYGPLRSVWVARNPPGFAFVEFEDPRDATDAVRELDGRTLCGCRVRVELSNGEKRSRTRGAPPSWSRRPRDRDDYRRRSPPPRRRSPRRRSFSRSRSRSFSRDRRRERSLSRDRNHKPSRSFSRSRSRSRSNDRK; encoded by the exons ATGCATCGTGACTGTCCTCTCGACTGTAAAGTCTATGTTGGAAATTTGGGAAACAATGGAAACAAGACAGAGTTAGAGAGAGCATTTGGCTACTACGGACCTCTCCGCAGTGTTTGGGTAGCCAGGAACCCCCCAGGTTTCGCCTTTGTAGAATTCGAAGACCCCAGAGATGCAACTGATGCTGTGCGAGAGCTTGATGGAAG gACGTTGTGTGGTTGCCGAGTGCGTGTAGAGCTGTCCAATGGAGAGAAGCGCAGTCGCACTCGTGGTGCCCCCCCTTCGTGGAGCCGGCGTCCTCGAGACAGAGATGACTACAGGCGACGTAGCCCCCCACCTAGACGAAG ATCCCCACGCAGGAGGAGCTTCAGCCGCAGCCGTAGCAG GTCTTTCTccagagacaggaggagggagaggtcCCTCTCCAGGGACAGGAACCACAAACCTTCGAGATCCTTCTCTCGATCAAGGAG CCGTTCCAGATCTAATGACAGGAAATAG